The proteins below come from a single Sorghum bicolor cultivar BTx623 chromosome 4, Sorghum_bicolor_NCBIv3, whole genome shotgun sequence genomic window:
- the LOC110434897 gene encoding serine/threonine-protein phosphatase 7 long form homolog, producing MWARLPVGRPIVDAPREWFAVGNPRHRPTFAHLWDQAKVAFSRTSRAYVQYANELDTLRPSMVNWEPYTANDALHLGVSSMCSEDEDLYLMICPLICFYAVEWHLPNRVARQFGLCQQWPVPPFDTSVELHKIDRQKQKKTVEFETLHRQYIEVWDQFHDNLYENEQPHTNYNFRAYLTWYLGVT from the exons ATGTGGGCTCGTCTTCCAGTTGGACGGCCCATAGTTGACGCTCCTCGGGAATGGTTTGCAGTGGGCAACCCTCGTCACCGTCCGACGTTTGCCCATCTTTGGGACCAGGCGAAAGTCGCCTTCAGCAGGACTTCACGTGCGTACGTACAGTATGCCAATGAGCTCGACACGCTTAGGCCCTCCATG GTTAATTGGGAGCCGTACACGGCGAATGATGCGCTGCATCTTGGAGTAAGCAGCATGTGTAGCGAGGATGAAGACTTGTACTTGATGATCTGCCCTCTGATTTGCTTCTATGCTGTTGAGTGGCACCTTCCAAATCGAGTAGCCCGCCAATTTGGCTTGTGCCAGCAATGGCCTGTCCCTCCATTTGATACTTCCGTGGAGCTGCACAA GATTGATCgtcagaagcaaaagaagacagTTGAGTTTGAAACGTTGCATCGTCAGTACATAGAGGTGTGGGACCAGTTTCATGACAACCTCTACGAAAATGAGCAACCACATACCAACTACAATTTTCGTGCATACCTTACTTGGTACCTAGGTGTTACATGA
- the LOC110434898 gene encoding uncharacterized protein LOC110434898, with the protein MPRRGKSSKPSYGRTTGSPYIHKPLPSGVPVPMCFCGDPCKVEISEDEETYRQRYWMCSNFAWEPTPKQRRSNFITPPPLCDFEQWIDTEVKESDKRLLQGLKEWDAERAEILEKRRREEAQNREHKEEEERRRVAAAREEREKKLERVRRAKAAIDENPDAQRKRKWPRCTQ; encoded by the exons ATGCCACGTCGTGGAAAAAGTAGCAAACCAAG CTATGGCCGGACGACCGGTAGTCCGTACATCCACAAGCCGCTTCCTAGCGGTGTTCCAGTACCTATGTGCTTTTGTGGTGATCCTTGCAAGGTAGAAATTTCGGAAGACGAGGAAACCTATCGGCAGAGGTATTGGATGTGTTCGAATTTTGCCTGGGAGCCTACGCCAAAACAACGCCGCAGTAACTTTATT ACCCCTCCACCATTGTGTGATTTTGAGCAGTGGATCGACACTGAGGTTAAGGAGTCCGACAAGCGGCTTCTACAAGGCCTAAAGGAGTGGGATGCAGAGCGTGCAGAGATATTAGAGAAGAGACGTAGAGAGGAGGCTCAAAATAGGGAGcacaaggaagaggaggaaagaAGACGTGTTGCTGCGGCTCGGGAGGAGAGGGAAAAGAAGCTTGAGCGTGTGCGCCGAGCGAAGGCAGCGATTGATGAGAATCCAGATGCCCAGAGGAAGAGAAAGTGGCCTCGTTGCACTCAGTAG